One genomic window of Bremerella sp. JC817 includes the following:
- the folK gene encoding 2-amino-4-hydroxy-6-hydroxymethyldihydropteridine diphosphokinase, whose product MPTILIALGANLGDRGETLLEAIDQLAADPAFTLLQRSELLVTKPVGGPAGQPDFLNAAAKLATELSPDQVHQKLIDIEQQHGRVRKQRWGARKLDLDLLLYDDQVIATPSLTVPHPRMSFRKFVMQPSAEVAAEMVHPTLHASIGELWQQLQSAPPLVEIASLPGPVLHVLCERVAAELGDDVVSHPNDLWANLKEDATLEGTLRSIADRGSEWSNLPPGHAVRIVPWWQATSEVIAPDLVCPSQETTGARLVVFWKRPDDTFSEAEGTWWDGPQRELLQENLAQKVEDRVRGPRLWLDGNDIDSAVTEVAAAIQAILD is encoded by the coding sequence GTGCCCACGATCCTGATTGCCTTGGGCGCGAACCTTGGGGATCGCGGCGAAACGCTGCTCGAGGCGATTGACCAGTTGGCAGCTGATCCAGCTTTCACCTTGCTGCAACGCAGCGAACTGCTGGTAACCAAACCGGTTGGCGGCCCCGCTGGCCAGCCTGACTTCTTGAATGCCGCCGCCAAGCTGGCGACCGAGCTTTCACCCGATCAAGTCCATCAGAAGCTGATCGACATCGAACAACAGCATGGACGCGTGCGAAAGCAACGCTGGGGTGCCCGCAAGCTCGATCTCGACTTGCTTCTCTACGACGACCAGGTCATCGCGACGCCAAGCCTGACGGTGCCACATCCTCGGATGAGCTTTCGCAAGTTCGTGATGCAGCCATCCGCGGAAGTCGCCGCCGAGATGGTCCACCCAACGCTCCACGCATCGATCGGCGAGCTTTGGCAGCAACTGCAAAGCGCGCCGCCGCTCGTCGAGATCGCTTCGCTGCCTGGTCCCGTTTTGCACGTTTTGTGCGAACGCGTCGCGGCGGAACTTGGCGACGACGTCGTTTCGCACCCTAACGATCTGTGGGCGAACCTAAAAGAAGACGCGACGCTCGAAGGAACACTTCGATCGATCGCGGATCGCGGATCGGAATGGAGTAACTTACCCCCAGGCCATGCCGTCCGAATTGTTCCCTGGTGGCAGGCAACCTCCGAGGTCATCGCCCCCGACCTGGTTTGCCCTTCACAAGAGACGACTGGCGCGCGACTGGTGGTGTTCTGGAAACGCCCCGACGATACCTTCTCAGAAGCGGAAGGCACGTGGTGGGATGGCCCACAGCGAGAACTGCTGCAGGAGAACCTCGCCCAGAAAGTCGAAGATAGGGTGCGAGGCCCAAGACTCTGGCTCGATGGCAACGACATCGATTCGGCCGTGACCGAAGTTGCCGCTGCCATTCAAGCCATTCTCGATTGA
- a CDS encoding DUF2007 domain-containing protein: protein MDNIDLVAVRTCQSHEEATIIKSALEEEGIPCALDNDHQGGLTGVLAIRILVPADRKEDAAAFLGKHHER from the coding sequence ATGGATAACATCGATCTTGTGGCCGTGCGTACGTGCCAGAGTCACGAAGAGGCCACCATTATTAAGAGTGCTCTGGAAGAAGAAGGTATTCCTTGCGCACTTGATAACGACCATCAGGGTGGCCTGACCGGCGTGCTGGCGATCCGGATTCTGGTTCCTGCCGACCGAAAAGAAGATGCCGCTGCCTTCCTGGGCAAGCATCACGAGAGATAA
- a CDS encoding response regulator has translation MTSRSLKTVILDDDPGIVRLVKTILRGAFSNELDLHDFTDVHEAKRWISSNCCDLLISDIEMPDINGMDMLLFAKHRNAWTQVVFLTGHSNWIHVTEAIENGASDFLLKPIKREELCNIVQQHIDRAARWQSALFPRQASQAGT, from the coding sequence ATGACGAGCCGCTCGCTGAAGACTGTCATTCTCGACGACGACCCGGGCATCGTGCGCTTGGTGAAGACAATCCTGCGTGGAGCATTCAGCAACGAACTTGACCTGCACGACTTTACTGACGTGCACGAAGCGAAGCGATGGATCTCGTCCAACTGCTGTGACCTGCTGATCAGCGATATCGAAATGCCTGATATCAACGGAATGGACATGTTGTTGTTCGCCAAGCACCGAAATGCCTGGACCCAGGTCGTCTTTTTGACTGGCCATTCCAACTGGATTCATGTCACCGAAGCAATCGAAAATGGTGCTTCCGACTTCCTGCTGAAGCCCATCAAGCGGGAAGAACTGTGCAATATTGTCCAGCAACATATCGACCGCGCCGCACGCTGGCAGTCGGCTTTGTTCCCACGCCAGGCCTCGCAGGCAGGCACCTAA
- a CDS encoding alpha/beta fold hydrolase, giving the protein MTSIEAYEEAADQLDDARPVASFIQLCAFEEEEVAAPPRKLNTNSPNSEAVLSQPVTTGTQMPNSIPYSGEDIGRPPVSGIGPQYIGEPLEPGPEFFKSDLQEGEFLYMPELTEEVPQSEPADIQLRQAESYYAMAIDADKLHDESAMNMYLDAAISAYRYMELVPPQPQTSKGTSRAWEVYHSSIARLIFIADRTGMIDKQVGIKLPVNGGYRIVEFEYANFQRTAEDFDHWQIVGDYQSKYLLTKHRQPGLGVPMVAIRDRKKADKWYPAEVPFAVTGILRPESEVCLYDATTEATVPDGTHVEQIVAKLELYDPRFTGDVEFKCRQVPLAKDTTAPYAYMLSETRGESKLAALHPSRNLDDRGLFILEPHRKGKIPVIFVHGLLSAPYTWAGIANEIDSNPDLASRYEVWGFYYPTGAPFLETAAVLREQLDQIIMEMDPSGFDRELRNVVLVGHSMGGLLAKLQATDSGNVLWEHTAFQPLNTLDTTPKMNEYLRRQFYFTHSPHVGRLVFIGTPHQGTSHTSSSVGHFSAKLVHQDSCLQEAHKELIDDNPAAFRKEFRHRVPISLDLINPDSLLLKGIYRLPIAPEVPSHTILGSGWWSVHDGRSDGVVPVSSARLPGVQTEIMVNTQHTHLNRDAGTVCEVLRILRVHATRPAFAGPPASVR; this is encoded by the coding sequence ATGACTTCGATCGAAGCTTACGAAGAAGCTGCCGATCAACTCGACGATGCCCGTCCGGTTGCCTCTTTTATTCAGCTTTGTGCTTTCGAGGAAGAAGAAGTCGCCGCCCCGCCGCGTAAGCTGAACACGAACAGCCCCAATTCAGAAGCGGTCCTCAGCCAACCGGTCACCACCGGTACGCAGATGCCCAACAGCATCCCATACTCCGGCGAAGACATCGGTCGACCACCGGTTTCTGGCATTGGCCCACAATATATTGGCGAACCGCTCGAACCTGGCCCCGAGTTCTTTAAGAGCGATCTGCAAGAGGGCGAGTTCCTTTACATGCCGGAGCTGACCGAGGAAGTTCCTCAATCGGAGCCTGCCGATATCCAGCTTCGCCAAGCCGAGTCGTACTACGCGATGGCCATCGATGCCGACAAACTGCACGACGAGTCGGCGATGAACATGTATCTCGATGCGGCGATCTCAGCCTATCGCTACATGGAACTTGTCCCGCCTCAACCGCAAACGAGCAAAGGGACATCGCGGGCCTGGGAAGTTTATCACAGCTCGATCGCGCGTCTAATCTTCATTGCCGATCGCACCGGCATGATCGACAAGCAAGTCGGTATCAAGCTGCCGGTCAACGGCGGCTATCGCATTGTGGAATTCGAGTACGCCAACTTCCAACGCACGGCTGAAGACTTCGATCACTGGCAGATCGTGGGTGACTACCAATCGAAATACCTGCTCACCAAGCATCGCCAGCCAGGGCTTGGTGTGCCAATGGTGGCGATTCGTGACCGGAAGAAGGCGGACAAATGGTATCCAGCGGAAGTCCCGTTCGCAGTGACAGGTATCTTGCGTCCGGAAAGCGAAGTCTGCCTCTACGATGCGACGACGGAAGCAACCGTTCCAGATGGAACCCACGTCGAGCAAATCGTGGCGAAGCTGGAACTTTACGATCCACGTTTCACCGGCGATGTTGAATTCAAGTGCCGCCAGGTCCCGCTAGCGAAAGATACCACCGCGCCGTATGCCTACATGCTGAGCGAAACGCGTGGCGAATCGAAGTTGGCCGCATTGCATCCGAGCCGAAACCTGGACGACCGCGGCTTGTTCATTCTCGAGCCGCACCGCAAAGGTAAGATCCCGGTGATCTTCGTGCATGGACTGCTTTCGGCTCCGTACACCTGGGCAGGCATCGCCAACGAGATCGACAGCAATCCAGACCTTGCTTCCCGTTACGAAGTGTGGGGATTCTATTATCCGACCGGGGCTCCGTTCCTGGAGACCGCGGCGGTCCTGCGTGAACAACTCGATCAGATCATCATGGAGATGGATCCGAGCGGCTTCGATCGCGAACTGCGAAATGTCGTCCTGGTCGGTCATAGCATGGGGGGACTCCTCGCCAAGCTTCAGGCAACCGACAGTGGCAACGTGCTGTGGGAACATACCGCGTTCCAGCCGCTCAACACGCTCGACACCACACCGAAGATGAATGAATATCTCCGGCGACAGTTCTACTTCACCCATTCGCCGCATGTAGGTCGCCTGGTCTTTATTGGTACGCCGCATCAAGGGACGTCGCACACTTCCAGTTCGGTCGGCCACTTCAGCGCGAAGCTGGTGCATCAAGATTCGTGTTTGCAAGAGGCCCACAAAGAACTGATCGACGACAACCCGGCCGCCTTCCGCAAAGAGTTCCGCCATCGCGTTCCGATCAGCCTCGACTTGATCAATCCCGACAGTTTGCTGTTGAAGGGCATCTATCGCTTGCCGATTGCTCCGGAGGTTCCCAGCCATACCATCCTGGGTTCCGGTTGGTGGTCGGTGCATGATGGTCGCAGCGATGGTGTCGTGCCGGTTTCGAGCGCTCGCCTCCCAGGCGTGCAGACTGAAATCATGGTCAATACGCAGCACACCCATCTCAACCGAGACGCTGGTACGGTGTGCGAAGTGCTCCGCATCTTACGTGTGCACGCAACGCGTCCGGCCTTCGCTGGCCCCCCGGCATCGGTTCGGTAG